One Deltaproteobacteria bacterium genomic region harbors:
- the dinB gene encoding DNA polymerase IV, with amino-acid sequence MDAFYAAVEQRDRPELRGRPVIVGGTSSRGVVTAASYEARRFGVRSAMPTVQARALCPAAVFLRGDMAKYRRVSAQLRAIFTTISPDVEPLSLDEAFIDITASQRLLGPPLAIGRLLRDRVRAATALAVSVGIGPGKMVAKIASDLAKPDGLLEVPADRVAAFLHPLPAWRLWGVGPVTEAALARAGITTIGQLAARPAAELAPFVGGAAADHLVRLAHGEDARIVEPDLAAKSYGEEGTFAADARDDRSVREAIIGHADAIGRRLRRDRVRSRVVVLKLKLAERLGPGKFRLLTRRATLPEPTDDGKTISDAALRLWERHRPRLPVRLVGVSAAGIVGDASEQFALFAADAHRRRAALNQALDAIVARFGMESIARGGAGRSEKGLTTRLKRGE; translated from the coding sequence ATGGACGCGTTCTACGCGGCGGTCGAGCAGCGCGACCGTCCCGAGCTGCGCGGGCGGCCGGTCATCGTCGGCGGGACGTCGAGCCGCGGCGTGGTGACGGCCGCCTCCTACGAGGCGCGCCGCTTCGGCGTCCGCTCGGCCATGCCGACGGTCCAGGCGCGCGCGCTCTGCCCCGCCGCCGTCTTCCTGCGCGGCGACATGGCCAAGTACCGGCGCGTCAGCGCACAGCTGCGGGCCATCTTCACGACCATCAGCCCCGACGTGGAGCCGCTCTCGCTCGACGAGGCGTTCATCGACATCACCGCCTCGCAGCGCCTGCTCGGCCCGCCGCTCGCGATCGGCCGGCTGCTCAGGGATCGCGTGCGCGCCGCGACCGCACTCGCCGTCTCGGTCGGGATCGGGCCGGGCAAGATGGTCGCGAAGATCGCGAGCGACCTCGCGAAGCCCGACGGGCTCCTCGAGGTGCCGGCCGACCGGGTCGCCGCGTTCCTGCACCCGCTGCCGGCGTGGCGCCTGTGGGGCGTCGGCCCGGTCACCGAGGCCGCGCTCGCCCGCGCCGGGATCACGACCATCGGCCAGCTCGCGGCGCGGCCGGCGGCCGAGCTCGCGCCGTTCGTCGGGGGAGCCGCTGCCGATCACCTCGTCCGGCTGGCCCACGGGGAGGACGCACGCATCGTCGAGCCGGACCTCGCGGCCAAGTCCTACGGCGAGGAGGGCACGTTCGCGGCCGACGCGCGGGATGACCGCAGCGTGCGCGAGGCGATCATCGGCCACGCCGACGCCATAGGGCGCCGTCTGCGCCGCGACCGCGTGCGGAGTCGCGTCGTGGTGCTGAAGCTCAAGCTCGCCGAGCGCCTCGGCCCGGGCAAGTTCCGCCTCCTCACCCGGCGCGCGACGCTCCCCGAGCCGACCGACGACGGGAAGACGATCTCCGATGCGGCGCTGCGGCTCTGGGAGCGGCACCGGCCGCGGCTGCCGGTCCGGCTGGTCGGCGTGTCGGCGGCCGGCATCGTCGGCGACGCGTCCGAGCAGTTCGCCCTCTTCGCCGCGGACGCCCACCGCCGGCGCGCGGCGCTCAACCAGGCGCTCGACGCCATCGTCGCGCGCTTCGGCATGGAGAGCATCGCGCGGGGCGGCGCCGGTCGCAGCGAGAAGGGGCTCACGACGCGCCTCAAGCGCGGCGAGTAG
- a CDS encoding tRNA-(ms[2]io[6]A)-hydroxylase translates to MLSLASTSDRAWVQRACAHLDEILLDHAHCEKKAASTAVSLLFKYAERRELLVTLSQLAREELEHFEAVLAQLAVRGVTFRHQVPSPYAGQLGKAIRAREPERLLDTLLCAALIEARSCERMRLLAETLDDPALAGLYRGLLAAEARHHQAYVELATAVAPRAHVRTRLRELALHEAAVLASAPPIARLHA, encoded by the coding sequence ATGCTGAGCCTCGCCTCCACGTCGGATCGGGCGTGGGTCCAACGTGCGTGCGCGCACCTCGACGAGATCCTCCTCGACCACGCCCACTGCGAGAAGAAGGCAGCCTCCACCGCGGTGAGCCTCCTCTTCAAGTATGCCGAGCGGCGGGAGCTGCTGGTGACGCTCTCGCAGCTCGCGCGCGAGGAGCTGGAGCACTTCGAGGCGGTGCTGGCGCAGCTCGCGGTGCGCGGGGTCACGTTCCGTCATCAGGTGCCGAGCCCGTACGCGGGCCAGCTCGGGAAGGCGATCCGCGCGCGCGAGCCCGAGCGCCTGCTCGACACGCTCCTCTGCGCGGCGCTCATCGAGGCGCGGAGCTGCGAGCGCATGCGGCTCCTCGCCGAGACGCTCGACGATCCCGCGCTGGCGGGCCTCTACCGCGGGCTCCTCGCCGCCGAGGCGCGGCACCATCAGGCCTACGTCGAGCTCGCGACCGCGGTCGCGCCGCGCGCGCACGTGCGCACGCGTCTCCGCGAGCTCGCCCTGCATGAAGCGGCCGTGCTTGCGTCCGCGCCGCCCATCGCGAGGCTCCATGCCTGA
- a CDS encoding cupin domain-containing protein, with amino-acid sequence MPEHIIQPTRIVAAGKPPKQIDEYVGRASAKTAAVSVAHMRSPAGWVEPGQTPEFDEYTVVLKGLLRVKHAGGTIDVRAGQAVIARRGEWVQYSSPEPEGAEYVAVCVPAFSPETVHRDG; translated from the coding sequence ATGCCTGAGCACATCATCCAGCCCACGCGCATCGTCGCCGCGGGCAAGCCGCCGAAGCAGATCGACGAGTACGTCGGCCGCGCGAGCGCGAAGACGGCCGCCGTGAGCGTCGCGCACATGCGGAGCCCCGCCGGCTGGGTCGAGCCCGGGCAGACACCCGAGTTCGACGAGTACACGGTCGTGCTGAAGGGCCTGCTCCGCGTGAAGCACGCCGGCGGGACGATCGACGTACGTGCGGGACAGGCCGTCATCGCACGCCGCGGCGAGTGGGTGCAGTACAGCTCGCCCGAGCCGGAGGGCGCCGAGTACGTCGCGGTGTGCGTGCCGGCGTTCTCGCCGGAGACGGTGCACCGGGACGGCTAG